Below is a window of Humulus lupulus chromosome 2, drHumLupu1.1, whole genome shotgun sequence DNA.
ACCCTTCCTCACCAACAACAGCATTCTTCCCACCACGAGTCCGTTCCCTTTGATCCCCTCGTAGCCGACCTCGAGCGCCGCCGTGAGGACAGGGAGTGGGAGAAGCAGTACATCGAGCATACTCACCCCGAGTTGGCTCACCACGAACCGGCCCCGGGGGAGGAGTCACAGCCCGAGTGGGAGGAGTACATGAACGCCGAGGACTACTTGAACGATGAGGAGAGGTTCAATGTGACCAATCGGTTGTTGGTGTTGTTTCCCAAGGTGGATGTGGAACCTGTGGATGGGTTCGTTACCCTGGATGAGTTGACTGAGTGGAACCTCAAGCAGACCCAGACTGAAGTGATGCATAGGACCAAGAGGGAAATGGAGCTTCATGACAAGAACCATGATGGACTTGTTTCTTTTGCTGAGTATGATCCACCCAGTTGGGCTCGCAATACAGGTTGCTATATCTCTCCTCTCGTTCTTATATTGATTACATTTGGTTTTTCCATGCTTACACATGGGTTAAATTAGCTTAGCTGATGATAATATCCATGGAGTGAGGatatatatttatctttttatACGTTTCTTTTCTGCTTAACTTTCTGTATTGTGGGTTTTTCTGATCTATTTCTGCTTGATCAAACTACTCAAAACGACTAATCTTCGTTCGAATTAGCTTAACATGATCCAAAGAATTGTTCATTGTTAAATGCTCTTTCCCCTGACAAAACCAGTCTACATTGTTACGTAAATGAAATGTGTTGGAGTCTAAAATTTCTGTTAGCAATGTATTAAGGATAGATGATATGGGGGAGATATAATGATGATGTAAGGATTATGGTGATATTCAAAACTTTGAGAAAGAGATTGATGGGGCTAAAAACTTTACCAATAAGGTTCCTTTGTCTCTTAAGGATAATTCTTTCCCAGTTTTGTAGTTTTGGTCACATTTTTGAAAATTAGCTTGATTTTGGTTCTGGTTTGCTGATAAAAGGATGATTACAATTTGTTTGGTCGGTTGATTGATATCATGAGTGCATTAGAAGCTAGTTTTTGGAGTGCATTTCTAGTGGTTGAATTTGAAAATCTGCATGAGctccatttcttttcttttctttttggtggTTATGAATAGTAGTGGGAGGGAAGATGCAGCTGGTTTAGTATGTGAGCTTACTTGGCTTTGAATCATAGGACTTGTACTAAACCACCAAAAGGGAGAATGCTTTTTTAAGTTCTAAGATATTTGCAAGGTTCATGTTCCTCTAAAATGATCTGATGAGCCATAGTGTGGCCTGGATAGTAAGAGTAAGAATATAGTCAAGGGGACTGGACTAGTGTGTTTGATGGCTAATTGGATTGATGCATGATTGAAGTCCACTATTTAATGTAATAATTCTTATAGTTTGGCAATAGTATACGCTACTCATACTATTGCTGATGAAGATGTCTTAATTTGGATTCTTGGAAGAAACAAATGCTGAATCCATGAAATGCTAAAACaccaaatgaaattaaagaaATGTGGAAGCTACGGTGTCACATTTATTCATACAACATTTTATCTAGTCTATGAAATTCAACTACCGGACAGACAAAAGTTGTTGCGGCTGCTTTAATATTTCACGTTTAGGATAATATGACGCTTCAGGCTTTctttttaattaagtttaatgCCTACATATTCTATACTGATTGATAAGTACTGAACTTGATATCAGCCATGAAGTGATGCAATTTATTACTTTACTTGATTGGAAAGTGACCTCTGCATTAGTATATGTCTGCAAACTTGGATTGTGTCTTGCCCCTAAAGTTATCCCTGGTTTTATCTCTGCACACTTGAATTTATTTTTTGGGCTCAGTTATTCATTGTTTATCATCTTCTATCCCAAGAAGAGGGAAAATTCACCAGTCATTACTGATAGTGTTTCCTACACCATGGAGTTTTCCAACAGAAATGATGCATGTTTTTTGTTGTTCATCGTTTTAATGCCTTTACATAAGTTTATGTATCCTTGCTTTGACTCATAAAGTTTTTAATGCATTCGTAACTTTTTATGTTCCTCTTTCCTAAATTTCATTGTTGTCTTTTCATCTAATTGCTTTCATGTCCATCCAAATGCATAGATGGTAGGCTATAGCCTATTGTAGGCAAtctgcatttttttttttgggggggtgAATTTGTCTTAGATGCTGTTGCCTATTTTTTAAACAGATAATAGCTCCTTTGGCTATGAAATGGGTTGGTGGAAAGAAGAGCATTTTAATGCATCAGATGCAGATGGAGATGGTCTTTTAAATATAACAGAGTTCAATGAGTGAGTTAATTTTTAGCTTCTTTCTTTTAATAGAAAGTGTTTTTCAATTTTATTCTTCTTGACTTACACTGTTTCTTTTTTCCCCCTTAATTATTCTACAGCTTTCTGCACCCATCTGACAGTATGAATCCAAAGTTACTTCAATGGTTGTGCAAGGAGGAAGTAAGGTGATATGAATTTCACTTGCATATCTTGTTTACACTTTATGGTAACTCTTACAAAAGGAGTTTCATGAATCAGACTCATTTATAACTGAAAAGGAATATAAAAGGATAAATACGAGTAACTCAACTACTATTGTGTTTCAACTTAAAAGTTTTTAAATTTAGATGAATCAGACTTTTTTAAAATCGGTTTGTCTTGTGTTCCTATTTCTGTTGCTACAGATTCCATGAAATACATAAATGTAACAAATTGATTCATTATGAATGCTGCATTGTTTTTGCAAAAATTAACCCCCATCTTTTGTTAGAACATCCAAGTTACAATAAGCTATTATCTTCTTAAGCTGTGGAGGACGTTACATTCATTTTTCATTCACTTGGATCTCATTTGTCTATATGcatatgttgtgatataatatccAGATAGGGGGTAGATTTGAAAATGGCCTGACGTGACAAGACTTGAAAAATTGTCCATTTGTGAGTACTTTAATCTAGTGTAGAGGGTTTGGAGAGAGACAAATGAACAAACtgtgataattttttttccaGTGTAGTGGGTCTAGAGACAAGATGGGGAGGATGTGTGGACTAAGATAAGTTGGTAATTTGTTTACTGAGTACTAACACTATAGGACTCGCACATTGAGCAGATATTGATGCTGTATGCAATTTTAGTCCACTTATTAGGAGATCAACTACTTTagtggaaaaaaaaaaaatcagagaaTCAATTGATTGGCAAAATCTCCTGTATCATACATTTCTACTTGAATTTGGTTGTGTTTATTGAACGTATCACTGTCTTTATGTGGGTGTTCTTTATTGATAGTTGATAttagatcatttttttttttaattgttgcatcCAATATCAAGTCTGCTCAAGTTTCAGGAAAAACATCCTTGAAAGAGAATTTTTCTCAGTTAGATATTTTTAGCAGGGATATTGTTTTAATTAGGTGATTGGAGTAAACCCCAAGGGATTGGTCTAGCGGTAAGGGAAAATGCTGGAATGTGTGGGTAGGTGCACTGTTCCAGGGTTCGAATCCCCCTTGACTAAAATCCTTGGGGTCACTGGGTGGTCTTCCGGTCGGACTGCCAGGGCCCGTGAAATTTGCCCGGATGCTCAcggttataaaaaataataataataggtgGTTGGAGTATTTCTCAATGTCTTTGGAATATGTGTACTGAGACTGACTACTGCGTGACTCTAAatcatatttttgttttgaatttgatCATTATGGTAGATTGATTCTTTAGTTATTGGGACTTTAGGAATTCTTTCTTGGCTATGGTAGTGATTTTGCCCCCAAATTTTGTGTTCTTGTTCTGTTATTTTCACAATTAATTTGGAGATGAGATTCTTTTTTGTGATAATTAGTTTGCAGTTGTGCCTTATTTGTCAATTTTCCCTGGCTAACTGTTAGATCTGTGCCTTCACTTCCTCAGAGAAAGAGATACGGATAAAGATGGAAAGGTTAACTTCAAAGAATTTTTCCACGGGCTCTTTGATATGGTGAGAAACTATGACGATGAAAGTCATAACATTTCACATCATTCTGATGATGATTCAATGGAGGCCCCAGCTAAAGTGTTGTTTGCTCAACTTGACAAAGATGGTGATGGGTACATATTAAGATATCTTTTGAAACTGATAAGAATTCTAACATTGGGAATCCATTGGCACTGTCATTTACTTTTGGCTTTTCCTTCTTCGTAGTTATGTGTCAGACACAGAATTGCTACCTGTTATTGGGAAGCTACATCCATCAGAACGTTATTATGCAAAACAGCAAGCAGATTACGTAATAACTCAGGTATCCAATTCTGTATGCTGATTTTCCATGTTTCTTCATTTCATTAGAACTGCACAGTGAGCATTAAGATTAATCTTTTTATTGCATGCTTTGCAGGCAGATACTGATAAAGATGGGCGCCTGACATTGACAGAGATGATTGAGAACCCATATGTTTTTTACAGTGCTATTTTCAACGATGATGAAGATGACTACGAGTATCATGACGAGTTCCGTTAATTTTCTGCTAGGTAAAATTTGAGTCTACCTTCTTGCTGTTGTTTTTATGTTGCCATGTCTTACTGTCCTTAAACGTTCCATAATTGCAGGGTTCCAAGACAACATTGACATGATACAATTTTACTCATGCAATATAGAATTGAGCAACACTACAAATTTCGACAGTTTCATGAGTGAGTTTCATGGGGTTGCCACCTGCCATAACTATTAACATTTCTCAATTACATTAGCTGCCACTTGTAATTGTTGCTTGGTGGCAGTCCAAGGGAGTGTTCGATAATTGGACTGATGAGAGACTTTTACACTCTTGGGCCAAACAAAATTTCATAGAACTATCTAACTTTTTCTAATTTTCatatttatcttgttgttataCATGTACCATGTAATATAGATATGAGAATTGTTCAGATTGGGACAGAAGTTTTTTGAGGCCTCGAGTTTTATTGGTTTGTGATGGTTTACCTTTTCAGTTTGTGTTTATCTGAACTCTGGGCGAGGTTTGCCCTTATATAAACGTTAATTCAGTTTCGCAATTATGCTTTGTGCTTATTTTCTGAATTTTCTTGAACTTGAACACAAAAAGGTCATAGGGCCAACATTTGTGGAATCATCAATGTTGCTTTCTGCTTCCTTGAAACAATCTCTGGCACTTGAATTtattgttgagggcat
It encodes the following:
- the LOC133818887 gene encoding uncharacterized protein LOC133818887; this encodes MGKGSLIIYITIALVVLLLVSRAPRKSSSNHRHRRLKLRSNFTFAPPTLPHQQQHSSHHESVPFDPLVADLERRREDREWEKQYIEHTHPELAHHEPAPGEESQPEWEEYMNAEDYLNDEERFNVTNRLLVLFPKVDVEPVDGFVTLDELTEWNLKQTQTEVMHRTKREMELHDKNHDGLVSFAEYDPPSWARNTDNSSFGYEMGWWKEEHFNASDADGDGLLNITEFNDFLHPSDSMNPKLLQWLCKEEVRERDTDKDGKVNFKEFFHGLFDMVRNYDDESHNISHHSDDDSMEAPAKVLFAQLDKDGDGYVSDTELLPVIGKLHPSERYYAKQQADYVITQADTDKDGRLTLTEMIENPYVFYSAIFNDDEDDYEYHDEFR